The Lysobacterales bacterium genome has a segment encoding these proteins:
- a CDS encoding AbgT family transporter — protein sequence MTQEPARPPVPPALPSGETSRDPQAGQAEGARPTPWTTRLLDAVEWAGNLLPHPVTLFALLAVFIVLLSGLLAALGVAVEDPRPEGAAGRAADGTIAVVSLLDGEGLRRIVTGLVTNFTQFVPLGTVLVAMLGVGVAERSGLLTAAIRALVLRAPRSLVTAVVVFAGVLSNTASEMGYVVLVPLAAAIFHALGRHPLAGLAAAFAGVSGGYSANLLIGTVDPLLAGITQEAARLIDPGYEVHAAVNWYFMITSTFLITVLGTFVTVRIVEPKLGPYDAGLMSAEGPPEVSMAPLTPRERRGLRNAGFAALAVAALIALLTVPTWGALREPGVEDTLGSLRPFLTGIVALVFVFFAVPGFVYGRTVGSLRSDRDVIDAMAASMSTLGLYIVLVFFAAQFVAFFNWTQIGQVLAVVGADTLRGIGLTGPLVFMLFIPMCALVNLSLGSASAQWAVTAPIFVPMLMLVGYSPELVQAAYRIGDSVSNLITPMMSYFGLIMAFAARYVRNLGIGTLIAMMLPYSVVFALGWTALFYLYVFGLGLPVGPGAPTYYPAPP from the coding sequence ATGACCCAGGAACCGGCGCGGCCACCCGTGCCCCCTGCCCTGCCGTCCGGCGAGACCAGCCGGGATCCGCAAGCCGGCCAGGCCGAGGGCGCCCGCCCGACGCCGTGGACCACCCGCCTGCTTGACGCGGTGGAGTGGGCCGGCAACCTGCTTCCCCACCCGGTCACGCTGTTCGCCCTGCTGGCGGTCTTCATCGTCCTGCTCAGCGGCCTGCTGGCGGCCCTGGGCGTCGCCGTCGAGGACCCCCGCCCCGAGGGCGCCGCGGGCCGCGCCGCCGATGGAACCATCGCCGTGGTCAGCCTGCTTGATGGCGAGGGACTGCGGCGGATCGTCACCGGCCTGGTCACCAACTTCACCCAGTTCGTACCTCTGGGCACCGTGCTCGTGGCCATGCTCGGCGTCGGCGTCGCCGAGCGCTCAGGCTTGCTGACGGCCGCCATCCGTGCCCTGGTGCTGCGCGCACCCCGCAGCCTGGTCACCGCCGTGGTGGTGTTCGCCGGCGTGCTGTCCAACACCGCCTCGGAAATGGGTTATGTCGTGCTGGTTCCGCTTGCGGCTGCGATCTTCCATGCCCTTGGCCGCCACCCCCTGGCGGGACTGGCTGCGGCGTTCGCCGGTGTCTCCGGCGGCTACAGCGCCAACCTGCTCATCGGCACCGTGGACCCCCTGCTGGCCGGCATCACCCAGGAAGCAGCGCGGCTGATCGACCCGGGCTACGAGGTGCACGCAGCAGTCAACTGGTACTTCATGATCACCAGCACCTTCCTGATCACTGTGCTGGGCACCTTCGTCACCGTGCGCATCGTCGAGCCCAAGCTCGGACCCTATGACGCCGGACTGATGAGCGCCGAGGGTCCGCCCGAGGTCAGCATGGCGCCCCTCACGCCGCGGGAGCGACGCGGCCTGCGCAACGCCGGGTTCGCGGCGTTGGCAGTGGCGGCGCTGATCGCCCTGCTGACCGTGCCCACCTGGGGCGCCCTGCGCGAACCGGGTGTCGAGGACACGCTGGGTTCGTTGCGGCCGTTCCTGACCGGGATCGTCGCCCTGGTGTTCGTGTTCTTCGCCGTGCCCGGCTTCGTCTACGGCCGCACGGTCGGCAGCCTCCGCAGCGACCGCGACGTCATCGATGCGATGGCGGCCTCGATGTCGACCCTTGGCCTGTACATCGTGCTGGTCTTCTTCGCCGCCCAATTCGTGGCCTTTTTCAACTGGACCCAGATCGGCCAGGTGCTTGCGGTGGTCGGCGCCGATACCCTTCGCGGCATCGGCCTGACCGGCCCGCTGGTGTTCATGCTGTTCATCCCGATGTGCGCGCTGGTCAACCTGTCGCTGGGCTCGGCATCGGCACAATGGGCGGTGACCGCACCGATCTTCGTGCCGATGCTGATGCTGGTCGGCTACAGCCCCGAACTGGTCCAGGCCGCATACCGCATCGGCGATTCGGTCAGCAACCTGATCACCCCGATGATGAGCTACTTCGGCCTGATCATGGCGTTCGCGGCGCGCTACGTGCGCAACCTGGGCATCGGCACCCTGATCGCCATGATGCTGCCCTACAGCGTGGTGTTCGCGCTGGGGTGGACCGCCCTGTTCTACCTGTACGTGTTCGGCCTGGGACTGCCGGTCGGCCCGGGCGCGCCCACCTACTACCCGGCGCCGCCCTGA
- a CDS encoding DNA-3-methyladenine glycosylase, with protein sequence MEPAIDAAPVARSLLEPHAAQVAPRLLNLLLAGADGRIGRIVEVEAYAGAEDPAAHSYRGATARNASMFGPAGHLYVYLSHGIHHCANVVCSGPGHGVLIRALRPLAGLTAMRAARPGCLRDLDLCRGPGRLARAMAIDRRHDGLDLLGDGPYRLLDDGTPPPTDPETTPRIGISRGTEKQWRWSVPDEPCRSRQPRRSRSSPPCSA encoded by the coding sequence ATGGAACCCGCCATCGACGCGGCGCCGGTGGCCCGCAGCCTGCTTGAGCCCCATGCCGCCCAGGTCGCACCCAGATTGCTCAACCTGCTGCTGGCGGGCGCCGATGGCCGCATCGGGCGCATCGTCGAGGTCGAGGCCTATGCGGGCGCGGAGGATCCCGCGGCCCATTCCTACCGGGGTGCGACGGCGCGCAACGCCAGCATGTTCGGGCCGGCCGGCCATCTCTACGTGTATCTGAGCCACGGCATCCACCATTGCGCGAACGTGGTCTGCAGCGGCCCGGGCCACGGCGTGCTGATCCGGGCATTGCGTCCGCTGGCCGGCCTGACGGCGATGCGCGCCGCCCGGCCAGGCTGCCTGCGCGACCTGGACCTGTGTCGTGGACCGGGACGGCTGGCGCGGGCGATGGCAATCGACCGGCGCCACGACGGCCTGGATCTGCTTGGCGACGGACCCTATCGCCTGCTGGACGATGGAACCCCGCCGCCAACCGACCCGGAGACGACGCCCAGGATCGGCATCAGCCGAGGCACCGAAAAGCAGTGGCGCTGGTCGGTGCCGGACGAGCCTTGCCGGTCGCGTCAGCCCAGGCGAAGCAGGTCGTCGCCCCCGTGTTCGGCGTAG
- a CDS encoding acyltransferase has product MARTIRTARVAAGLLLLSVNTLVHVVPLLMVALAKAVLRWRPLRRLLDRVLMAIAESWIGVNAFLLDRLTPLRIHVELPSGLRRDGHYLVLANHQSWVDIPVLQKAFNRRIPLLRFFLKRQLFWVPLLGLAWWALDFPFMRRYTREQVARRPALAGRDLEATRRACERFRDIPVSVMNFPEGSRRTPEKHAAQGSPYRYLLRPRAGGVAFVLGAMGEAIDTVLDVTVAYQGAAPSLSDLLAGDVRRVDVLVRTLPVPPALMSGEVMAGDTAQAAARDWINALWRDKDDRLADLAGRLG; this is encoded by the coding sequence ATGGCCCGAACGATCCGAACCGCGCGCGTCGCCGCCGGCCTGCTGCTGCTGAGCGTCAATACCCTGGTCCACGTGGTGCCCCTGCTGATGGTGGCGCTGGCCAAGGCAGTGCTGCGCTGGCGGCCGCTGCGACGGTTGCTCGACCGGGTCCTGATGGCGATCGCGGAGAGCTGGATCGGCGTCAACGCCTTCCTGCTGGACCGTCTCACGCCCTTGCGCATCCACGTCGAGCTGCCTTCCGGGTTGCGCCGGGACGGTCACTATCTGGTTCTCGCCAACCACCAGAGCTGGGTCGACATCCCAGTGCTGCAGAAGGCCTTCAACCGCCGAATACCGCTGCTGCGCTTCTTCCTCAAGCGGCAACTGTTCTGGGTGCCGCTGCTGGGCCTGGCATGGTGGGCGCTGGATTTTCCCTTCATGCGCCGCTACACGCGCGAACAGGTGGCCCGGCGCCCGGCGCTGGCGGGACGCGACCTCGAAGCCACCCGCCGCGCCTGCGAGCGGTTCCGGGACATTCCGGTGTCGGTGATGAACTTCCCCGAGGGCAGCCGGCGCACCCCGGAGAAGCACGCCGCGCAGGGCTCGCCCTACCGGTACCTGCTCAGGCCGCGCGCGGGCGGCGTCGCCTTCGTGCTCGGCGCCATGGGCGAGGCGATCGACACCGTGCTCGACGTCACCGTCGCCTATCAGGGTGCCGCGCCCAGTCTGTCGGACCTGCTGGCCGGAGATGTCCGTCGGGTCGACGTGCTGGTGCGCACGCTGCCGGTGCCGCCGGCGTTGATGTCCGGCGAGGTGATGGCCGGCGACACCGCACAGGCCGCTGCCCGCGACTGGATCAACGCACTCTGGCGCGACAAGGACGACCGTCTCGCCGATCTGGCAGGCCGCCTGGGCTGA
- a CDS encoding S-(hydroxymethyl)glutathione dehydrogenase/class III alcohol dehydrogenase yields the protein MKVKAAVAHRAGAPLSIETVDLEGPRAGEVLVEIKATGVCHTDAFTLSGDDPEGLFPAILGHEGAGVVVDVGPGVTSLRKGDHVIPLYTPECRQCEYCLHPKTNLCQAIRSTQGQGLMPDGSSRFSIAGEPIHHYMGTSTFAQFTVVPEIALAKIREDAPFDKVCYIGCGVTTGIGAVLFTAGVEVGSKVVVFGLGGIGLNVIQGARLAGADMIVGVDLNPARRDIAERFGMTHFVNPAEVEGDLVPYLVDLTRGGADYTFECIGNVKVMRQALECAHKGWGTSVIIGVAPAGAEIATRPFQLVTGRNWRGSAFGGARGRTDVPRIVDWYMEGKIEIDPLITHTLPLDRINEAFDLMHAGESIRSVVMY from the coding sequence ATGAAGGTCAAGGCAGCCGTCGCCCATCGCGCGGGCGCCCCGCTCAGCATCGAAACCGTCGACCTCGAAGGGCCACGGGCGGGCGAGGTGCTGGTCGAGATCAAGGCCACCGGCGTGTGCCACACCGATGCCTTCACCCTGTCCGGCGACGACCCCGAAGGCCTGTTCCCGGCCATCCTCGGGCATGAGGGCGCCGGCGTGGTTGTCGATGTCGGTCCAGGCGTGACCTCGCTGCGCAAGGGCGACCACGTGATCCCGCTGTACACCCCCGAGTGCCGGCAGTGCGAATACTGCCTGCACCCGAAGACCAACCTCTGCCAGGCGATCCGAAGCACCCAGGGACAGGGGCTGATGCCCGACGGCTCGAGCCGGTTCTCGATCGCCGGCGAGCCCATCCACCATTACATGGGCACCTCGACGTTCGCGCAGTTCACCGTGGTCCCGGAAATCGCACTGGCGAAGATCCGCGAGGACGCGCCATTCGACAAGGTCTGCTACATCGGCTGCGGCGTGACCACCGGGATCGGGGCGGTGCTGTTCACGGCCGGCGTCGAGGTGGGCTCGAAGGTGGTGGTGTTCGGGCTGGGCGGCATCGGCCTGAACGTCATCCAGGGCGCGCGGCTGGCCGGCGCCGACATGATCGTCGGGGTCGACCTGAATCCCGCGCGCAGGGACATCGCCGAGCGTTTCGGCATGACCCACTTCGTGAATCCCGCCGAAGTGGAGGGCGACCTGGTCCCCTACCTGGTCGACCTGACCCGGGGCGGCGCCGACTACACATTCGAGTGCATCGGTAACGTCAAGGTGATGCGCCAGGCCCTGGAATGTGCGCACAAGGGCTGGGGAACCAGCGTCATCATCGGGGTGGCGCCGGCAGGCGCCGAGATCGCCACCCGACCCTTCCAGCTGGTCACCGGGCGCAACTGGCGAGGCAGCGCCTTCGGCGGCGCGCGTGGCCGCACCGACGTGCCGCGCATCGTCGACTGGTACATGGAAGGCAAGATCGAGATCGATCCGTTGATCACCCACACGCTGCCACTCGACCGGATCAACGAGGCCTTCGATCTCATGCACGCCGGCGAATCGATCCGCAGCGTGGTGATGTACTGA
- a CDS encoding ferritin-like domain-containing protein translates to MHAPWTPEDIDWSAFDPHRVDATQLAAVKAAALVEFNADDYVDYLGRVFADAPDVLALIRQWGEDERRHGLVLGRWAVLADPSFDFEAAMARFREGYRIHPDAAASVRGSRAGEMIARCIVECGTSSFYSSLRDAGTEPVLRDVAGRIARDEFSHYRLFHALYQRYAPADRVGLLRRLRIALGRVSEADDDELAYAWWSANVAPSGQPYERTACFRAQQRAALAGFRKDHVRRAVHMIARAVGLRPQGRLARAATGLAWWRLRGRGAGAFFPPSQ, encoded by the coding sequence ATGCACGCGCCCTGGACCCCCGAGGACATCGACTGGTCCGCGTTCGACCCGCATCGGGTCGACGCCACCCAGCTGGCCGCCGTCAAGGCCGCCGCGCTGGTCGAGTTCAATGCCGACGACTACGTCGACTACCTCGGCCGCGTGTTCGCCGACGCGCCCGATGTGCTTGCGCTGATCCGCCAGTGGGGCGAGGACGAGCGCCGGCACGGCCTTGTCCTGGGGCGCTGGGCGGTCCTGGCCGATCCGTCGTTCGATTTCGAGGCGGCCATGGCGCGGTTCAGGGAGGGCTACCGGATCCATCCGGATGCGGCGGCCAGCGTGCGCGGCTCGCGCGCCGGCGAGATGATCGCGCGCTGCATCGTCGAGTGCGGCACCTCGTCGTTCTACTCCAGCCTGCGCGATGCCGGCACCGAGCCGGTGCTGCGCGATGTCGCAGGCCGCATCGCCCGCGACGAGTTCAGTCACTACCGGCTGTTCCACGCGCTCTACCAGCGCTATGCGCCGGCTGACCGGGTCGGTCTGTTGCGCCGGCTCCGGATCGCCCTCGGCCGCGTCTCGGAGGCCGACGACGACGAACTGGCCTATGCCTGGTGGAGCGCCAACGTCGCCCCGTCCGGCCAGCCCTACGAGCGCACCGCCTGTTTCCGGGCACAGCAGCGCGCGGCGCTGGCTGGTTTCCGCAAGGACCATGTCCGCCGCGCAGTGCACATGATCGCCCGGGCGGTCGGTCTGCGACCGCAGGGTCGGCTGGCCCGGGCCGCGACCGGCCTGGCCTGGTGGCGCCTGCGCGGCCGTGGCGCTGGCGCCTTCTTCCCACCCTCCCAATGA
- a CDS encoding SufE family protein produces the protein MAVEPVNAQASQAQQRIAEEFALFGDWSERYQYLIDLGRALPPFPEAWRTEENRIHGCQSLVWLVAEGDASALTLHAGSDSVIVSGLIALVLRVYSGLPAEDILATEPQFIHAIGLGNHLSPTRSNGLAALLARVRVLAGQARGGAVLRAPPTA, from the coding sequence CTGGCGGTGGAACCGGTGAACGCCCAGGCCAGCCAGGCGCAGCAGCGGATCGCCGAGGAGTTCGCCCTGTTCGGCGACTGGAGCGAGCGCTACCAGTACCTGATCGACCTTGGCCGGGCCCTGCCGCCGTTCCCGGAGGCCTGGCGCACCGAGGAGAACCGCATCCACGGCTGCCAGTCGCTGGTCTGGCTGGTGGCCGAGGGCGACGCCTCGGCCCTGACGCTGCATGCGGGCAGCGACTCGGTGATCGTCTCCGGACTTATCGCCCTGGTCCTGCGGGTCTATTCGGGCTTGCCGGCCGAGGACATCCTCGCCACCGAGCCGCAGTTCATCCACGCCATTGGCCTGGGCAACCACCTTTCGCCGACGCGCAGCAACGGCCTGGCCGCACTGCTCGCCCGCGTGCGGGTCCTGGCCGGGCAGGCCCGCGGGGGCGCGGTGCTACGGGCGCCGCCGACGGCCTGA
- the cysS gene encoding cysteine--tRNA ligase, with protein MRLNLFNSLTRKLEVFVPLDPQRVTMYACGPTVYNYVHIGNARPPVVFGLLARLLRRLYPGVVYARNITDVDDKINAAAAALGVPIGEITTRFAAAYHDDMARLGVDPPDLVPHATDHIGAIIAMCAVLLERGHAYAAEGHVLFDVGSFPAYGALSRRSTDEMLAGARVEVAPYKRNPGDFVLWKPSTPELPGWDSPWGRGRPGWHIECSAMAQAHLGETIDIHAGGIDLQFPHHENEIAQSTCAHGGKVFARYWLHNGLLNMGGRKMSKSLGNVTLVHDLLERHPAEALRYVLLSAHYRQPLDWSEAAVEQAVRTLDRLYGTLRDLAEVDAGQPGDPPDAVLAALCDDLNTPEALALLAGLAGQARQATDAGDRSAAKRALLDAGALLGLLQQDPEDWFTGAHGGGEAVRIEALVAERQQARKARDFTRADAIRDELTALGVVVEEGPDGARWRWNR; from the coding sequence ATGCGTCTCAATCTTTTCAACAGCTTGACGCGGAAACTTGAAGTCTTCGTTCCGCTGGATCCCCAGCGGGTCACGATGTACGCCTGCGGCCCGACGGTCTACAACTACGTGCACATCGGCAATGCCCGGCCGCCGGTGGTGTTCGGCCTGCTTGCCCGGCTGCTGCGGCGCCTGTACCCCGGCGTGGTCTACGCGCGCAACATCACCGACGTCGACGACAAGATCAATGCCGCGGCGGCCGCCCTGGGCGTGCCGATCGGCGAGATCACCACGCGCTTCGCGGCCGCCTACCACGACGACATGGCGCGCCTGGGGGTCGATCCCCCGGACCTTGTGCCGCATGCCACCGACCATATCGGCGCCATCATCGCCATGTGCGCGGTGCTGCTCGAGCGCGGTCACGCCTATGCGGCGGAAGGGCACGTGCTGTTCGATGTCGGCTCCTTTCCCGCCTACGGCGCGTTGTCGCGCCGTTCCACCGACGAGATGCTGGCTGGCGCCCGCGTCGAGGTCGCGCCCTACAAGCGCAACCCGGGCGACTTCGTGCTGTGGAAGCCCTCCACCCCTGAACTGCCCGGCTGGGACAGCCCCTGGGGACGCGGCCGCCCGGGCTGGCACATCGAGTGCTCGGCCATGGCGCAGGCGCACCTGGGCGAGACCATCGACATCCACGCCGGTGGCATCGACCTGCAGTTCCCGCACCACGAGAACGAGATCGCACAGAGCACCTGCGCCCATGGCGGCAAGGTTTTCGCGCGCTACTGGCTGCACAACGGCCTGCTCAACATGGGCGGCCGCAAGATGTCCAAGTCGCTGGGCAACGTCACCCTGGTCCACGACCTGCTGGAGCGTCACCCTGCCGAGGCCCTGCGCTACGTGCTGCTGTCCGCGCACTACCGGCAGCCGCTTGACTGGTCGGAGGCGGCCGTGGAGCAGGCGGTCCGCACCCTGGACCGCCTGTACGGCACCCTGCGCGACCTGGCCGAAGTCGATGCCGGTCAGCCCGGCGATCCTCCGGACGCGGTGCTGGCGGCGCTGTGCGACGATCTGAACACGCCCGAGGCCCTGGCCCTGCTGGCCGGCCTGGCGGGGCAGGCGCGCCAGGCCACCGACGCGGGCGACCGCTCCGCCGCGAAACGCGCCTTGCTCGATGCAGGTGCCCTGCTCGGTCTGCTGCAGCAGGATCCGGAAGACTGGTTCACCGGCGCCCACGGCGGCGGCGAGGCGGTGCGCATCGAGGCCCTCGTGGCCGAGCGCCAGCAGGCGCGCAAGGCGCGCGACTTCACCCGCGCCGATGCCATCCGCGACGAACTGACGGCCCTGGGGGTGGTGGTCGAGGAAGGGCCGGACGGCGCCCGCTGGCGGTGGAACCGGTGA
- a CDS encoding glycine zipper 2TM domain-containing protein, giving the protein MRDAAFLSGRLASAACCLLMPLAPALGQPGGALEIPGAEHVNFAYAQVLRVQAVYAEVEVPRAVEYCENYDRVERNGPRSAGGTVLGALIGGAIGNQIGSGSGRRAATVAGAVAGGAIGHAAGSETRISNEQRCHLVEEYVVETQVTGYDVEYRYRGEVYMSRLDFDPGDRLRIRVSVSPAIHADGYPGSSGVMSPN; this is encoded by the coding sequence ATGCGCGACGCAGCCTTCCTGTCCGGCCGCCTGGCCTCCGCCGCCTGCTGCCTCCTGATGCCGCTTGCACCCGCCCTTGGCCAGCCAGGCGGGGCGCTGGAGATTCCCGGCGCCGAGCACGTCAACTTCGCCTACGCCCAGGTGCTTCGCGTCCAGGCGGTGTACGCCGAGGTAGAGGTGCCCAGGGCCGTCGAGTACTGCGAGAATTACGACCGCGTGGAACGAAACGGCCCGCGCAGCGCCGGCGGCACCGTGCTCGGGGCCCTGATCGGGGGCGCGATCGGCAACCAGATCGGCTCCGGCAGCGGCCGGCGTGCGGCCACGGTCGCCGGGGCCGTGGCCGGCGGCGCGATCGGACACGCGGCGGGCAGCGAGACCCGGATCAGCAACGAGCAGCGCTGCCATCTGGTCGAGGAGTACGTGGTCGAGACCCAGGTCACCGGCTATGACGTCGAGTATCGCTACCGGGGCGAGGTCTACATGTCCCGGCTCGACTTCGACCCCGGCGATCGGCTGCGCATCCGGGTCAGCGTCTCGCCGGCGATCCACGCAGATGGCTACCCAGGCTCGTCCGGGGTGATGAGCCCGAACTAG
- a CDS encoding S9 family peptidase, with protein MTVSCTNPSQPLGVAGDSHRPPLAERRTHTVTSANGDREDPWYWLRDDSRQDPAMLAYLQAENAWFERHMAPLAPLTGRLYDEIVGRIKQDDATVPARHRGYWYYARYEEGREYAIHARRKDSMASPEEVLLDGNALGEGLDYFQIGNYAVSDDGRLLAWAQDTVGRRQYTLRFRDLATGKELPDTITGASADLVWAADNRTVFYIENDPDTLLGRRVKRHVLGTPAAQDVTVYEEADDSFYLGVDRSGDERYVVVHSGSTVTDEVRFLDAGTPAGEFEVLAPRERGIEYSADHIDGRWIIRTNWLAPNFRLMAVDDAATGSRDAWQELLPHRDDVYLEEFELFREFLAIGERSEGLKRVRIRAWDGSREEYIGADEAAYVAEIDDNPEQDTRWLRYRYSSLTTPGTVYEVDMATGERRLLKRDPVLGGFDSADYVTERTWAIADDGERIPVSLLYRKGLARDGSAALYQYGYGAYGLSMDPYFSSARLSLVDRGVVFAIAHIRGGEEMGRRWYESGRQLAKRNSFTDFIAVTAHLVEQGYGAADRVVAAGGSAGGLLIGAVANMAPDRYRAMVAHVPFVDVVTTMLDASIPLTTNEYDEWGNPEEKASYDYILSYSPYDNVQAGDYPALLVTTGLWDSQVQYWEPAKWVARLRATATGSAPLLFKTNLEAGHGGKSGRFRRYREIAEEYAFLLDQLGIDD; from the coding sequence ATGACCGTGTCCTGCACCAACCCCTCCCAGCCCCTCGGTGTTGCGGGCGACAGCCACCGGCCACCGCTGGCCGAGCGGCGAACCCACACGGTGACCTCGGCCAACGGCGATCGTGAGGATCCCTGGTACTGGCTGCGCGACGACAGCCGGCAGGATCCGGCGATGCTGGCGTACCTGCAGGCCGAGAACGCCTGGTTCGAGCGCCACATGGCGCCCCTGGCGCCGTTGACCGGGCGCCTGTACGACGAGATCGTCGGGCGCATCAAGCAGGACGACGCCACCGTGCCAGCGCGCCATCGCGGCTACTGGTACTACGCCCGCTACGAGGAGGGTCGCGAATACGCCATCCATGCCCGCCGCAAGGACAGCATGGCGTCGCCCGAGGAGGTGCTGCTCGACGGCAACGCCCTGGGCGAGGGCCTGGACTACTTCCAGATCGGCAACTATGCGGTCAGCGACGACGGCCGGCTGCTGGCCTGGGCACAGGACACCGTCGGCCGTCGCCAGTACACCCTGCGCTTCCGCGACCTGGCGACCGGCAAGGAGCTGCCCGACACCATCACCGGCGCCAGCGCCGACCTGGTCTGGGCGGCCGACAACCGCACGGTGTTCTACATCGAGAACGATCCCGACACCCTGCTCGGCCGGCGCGTCAAGCGCCATGTCCTGGGGACGCCGGCCGCGCAGGACGTCACCGTCTACGAGGAGGCGGACGACAGCTTCTACCTGGGCGTCGACCGCAGCGGCGACGAGCGCTACGTGGTCGTCCACAGCGGCAGCACGGTCACCGACGAGGTGCGCTTCCTGGATGCCGGTACGCCTGCGGGCGAGTTCGAGGTGCTGGCACCGCGCGAGCGCGGCATCGAGTACTCGGCCGACCACATCGACGGCCGGTGGATCATCCGCACCAACTGGCTGGCGCCGAACTTCCGGCTGATGGCCGTCGACGACGCGGCCACCGGCAGCCGGGACGCCTGGCAGGAACTGCTGCCGCATCGCGACGACGTCTACCTGGAGGAGTTCGAGCTGTTCCGCGAGTTCCTGGCGATCGGCGAGCGCAGCGAGGGCCTCAAGCGCGTGCGCATCCGCGCCTGGGACGGCTCGCGCGAGGAATACATCGGCGCCGATGAGGCCGCCTACGTGGCGGAGATCGACGACAATCCCGAGCAGGACACCCGCTGGCTGCGCTACCGGTACAGCTCGCTGACCACGCCCGGCACCGTCTACGAGGTGGACATGGCGACCGGCGAACGCCGCCTGCTCAAGCGCGACCCGGTGCTGGGCGGCTTCGACAGCGCCGACTACGTCACCGAGCGAACCTGGGCGATCGCCGACGACGGCGAGCGGATCCCGGTCAGCCTGCTCTACCGCAAGGGCCTGGCGCGCGACGGCAGCGCCGCCCTGTACCAGTACGGCTACGGCGCCTATGGCCTGTCGATGGACCCCTACTTCAGCTCGGCCCGGCTTTCGCTGGTCGACCGGGGCGTGGTGTTCGCGATCGCCCACATCCGCGGCGGCGAGGAGATGGGCCGACGCTGGTACGAGTCCGGCCGGCAACTGGCCAAGCGCAACAGCTTCACCGACTTCATCGCGGTCACCGCGCACCTGGTCGAACAGGGCTATGGCGCCGCCGACCGGGTGGTCGCGGCTGGCGGCAGCGCGGGCGGCCTGCTGATCGGCGCGGTCGCCAACATGGCTCCGGATCGCTACCGGGCGATGGTGGCGCACGTGCCCTTCGTCGATGTCGTCACCACCATGCTCGACGCCAGCATCCCGCTGACCACCAACGAGTACGACGAGTGGGGCAACCCGGAGGAGAAGGCAAGCTACGACTACATCCTGTCGTACTCGCCGTACGACAACGTCCAGGCCGGGGACTACCCGGCCCTGCTGGTGACCACCGGGCTGTGGGATTCCCAGGTTCAGTACTGGGAGCCGGCGAAGTGGGTGGCGCGGCTGCGCGCCACGGCCACCGGCAGCGCACCGCTGCTGTTCAAGACCAATCTGGAGGCGGGCCATGGCGGCAAGTCCGGCCGTTTCCGGCGCTACCGCGAGATCGCCGAGGAATACGCCTTTCTGCTCGACCAGCTTGGCATCGACGACTGA
- the aat gene encoding leucyl/phenylalanyl-tRNA--protein transferase, whose product MRSLPRLDDDPAAPFPPLAAALRAPDGLLAVGGDLSVRRLANAYRHGCFPWFGPDDPLLWWAPDPRWVLPTDGIHVSRRFARWLRSCDWTMSFNRDFVAVIAACAEAPRAGQDGTWIVPEMVAAYCGLHRAGHAHAMAVHDARGDLVGGIYGVGMGRMFFGESMFSRASNGSRVALLALCRHLASHGAPVVDCQLHSAHLARQGAQPMARSEFAALAARLCDAPAPATLWQPWQQPRAASTLVP is encoded by the coding sequence ATGCGATCGCTGCCGCGGCTTGACGACGATCCGGCGGCGCCGTTCCCGCCGCTGGCGGCGGCCCTGCGCGCGCCGGACGGCCTGCTTGCCGTCGGCGGCGACCTGTCGGTGCGGCGCCTGGCCAATGCCTACCGGCATGGCTGTTTCCCCTGGTTCGGACCGGACGATCCGCTCCTGTGGTGGGCCCCGGATCCGCGCTGGGTGCTGCCCACCGACGGCATCCACGTTTCCCGCAGGTTCGCGCGCTGGCTGCGCAGCTGCGACTGGACGATGTCCTTCAACCGGGACTTCGTTGCCGTGATCGCCGCCTGCGCCGAGGCACCGCGGGCCGGCCAGGACGGCACCTGGATCGTGCCGGAGATGGTCGCGGCCTACTGCGGACTGCACCGGGCCGGGCATGCGCACGCAATGGCCGTGCACGACGCCAGGGGCGACCTGGTCGGTGGCATCTACGGCGTCGGCATGGGCCGCATGTTCTTCGGCGAATCGATGTTCAGCCGGGCCAGCAATGGCTCCAGGGTGGCTCTGCTCGCCTTGTGCCGCCACCTGGCCAGCCACGGCGCGCCGGTCGTCGACTGCCAGTTGCACAGCGCGCATCTGGCCCGCCAGGGCGCACAGCCGATGGCGCGGAGCGAATTCGCCGCGCTGGCCGCGCGACTGTGCGATGCGCCGGCACCGGCGACGCTCTGGCAACCCTGGCAGCAGCCCCGGGCAGCCAGCACCCTGGTGCCCTGA